In Pagrus major chromosome 23, Pma_NU_1.0, the genomic window acaagtgcacagtgtaaaaaacacagtaatgacaGCAGTTCTCACTAGACTACCAACATGCAGCAGTCCAACACTCTTTGTTATAACATAATAGTTTAGTATGATGGTTAATGCTGGAAAACATCAGTTATGTCTGCGTGACAGAAAGCAATCTTATTGTGATTTGATGATTCATAGTTAAAGTttagtaaacaacaacaacaacaacaaataggTGGTATTGACAACAGTGACCACCAGATCTATCTCCATATAATACACTGGTGGAGATAAAAAGGGGAGAAAGGTCACATGTGGAGGAGTGGTTAGACTGTACAGCAGTCCTAATGCGGTCATGTTTTTCTACGGTCGCAGATGCATTGGTCTTGGATAATCATAGATGTCCTCGTTTCCCCATGTGCCCGTGTGAGAGTCCAGCCAGCTGCTTTCAGGGAAATCCTCAATTatcccctctgcctcctcctcttcactggATGCTACCACATCTTCCTCCTCTAAGTTTTCTTGTCCGGTGCTGTCCCCCCTCAGACGAGACCTTTCATCTATCTTGTTCCTGGTGTTGCAGAACTTGCAGACCCTCAGTTTCTTAGTTGGATGGATGTGGTCAATCACCACTTTGTGTTTGGAGCAGGAATGGCACACCAAAAAGCCGCATTTTCGGCAGTGGTGTCGACGTTTGGTCGGTGAGAAGTTTTTGAAACAGCGCATGCACTTATAGGCGGCTTGGTCTGGGATCCAGGTCACAGCAAAGGTAGAGCCAGGTTGGCGGCTGCCGCCCTGCAGCAGGCTCAACCGGCTGTCTTCCATGTGCTCCATCCAGGCCTGCTTCTCCCCCACTGACGGGGCAGACACGAAGAAGGACTTGCACGGTGTACGGATCAGCCATTGGTTCTTCAGTTCCACACCGTCCTCCATGTCCTCCAACTGGATGTCCTCTGAAACAACAGTGAGGATGgcataatgaaaacaatgtaaaaaatcATCATACAGAATTTCCAATGGCATTAGGCAACTTTTGTTATCACTGCCTGTGGTGAAgttggatcatattttatggataAAAGGTGGTTTGAAGAAATAAGGTAGATGAGTTGCTCACCTAGAGGGATGATCTTCATATTTTTGTGCCAGTGGCCATTCACAATGATGCTGCCGTACACCAGCACATCgttgaagaggaagaaaaccTTCGGCTGTGGCTTCCGACGGCCCCGCTTCATCAGGCGGCCCTGTCCTATCAAAACCCGACCTGGTTTGGACAGAGGCCTCCCTGATGCACGAAACGAACTCTCCACTGCCTTGATCCGCTCACAGTTCTCCTTGTTAAATGTCGACAGGTCCATCGCGGTGACCTTATACCTGTCTGAGCACTGGGATCTCACATGAACAAAGTGctctctgcagcaggaggagtGGATTTTTATAAGGCCTTTTTGTCTGCCGCAAGGCGGGACTTTCCAAGTATAGACTGACAACAAACACGTTATACGAGaagtcagagagagggagaggcatgGGGAAGCACCATGCAACACCTTTAGATCTTTTTTTGGATGCAAATTCAGAGAAAGTAATGACGTGAAACTTACTTAGGTACTTTTTTGACATACCTGTGCTTAACTTGAGTATTGGCATTTTTATAGCCACCTACTTTATGCTTCTACTGTGCTACgtttcagaggaaaacactgcattTTTGTCTCTATTAATACAGATACAGTTGCTAGTttgatttttggaaaatgtatttccatACAAAGCATACGCCCAGCTTGtataatacagtacatttttgtAGATTAAACAACCAACAGCATATAAAGCATCACCTCAAtcaaaaagaacattaaaatgatgacTTTCATTAATGCATTCACAATAATGATCcagtaatataataaaaaaacactaataGGCTGCTCTTCATGAGTACTTTTTGATGCTTTAAGTTCACTTTATTTGTAATATGTTGACTCTTGCACACTGCTTTTTATGAAATACTTACTACTCCTGTAAGAGTCTAAAGCTAGACTAGCAGCTGTGAGCCTGTACGTATAGCTACAGCAGAACATTGAGCTCAATGCTAACGTCGCCATGCTAAAATGCCTCAGTgtcaatgctaacatgctcatatTGAGCAGGGAGAATGTTTATCATGCTTACAAGAGTTGTTTAGCGTTAACGTTAAATTGCAGCTGAGGCCGATGGGAAGATCTTGTCATCATGCCAGCAGGTTTGAGCTGATTGTGGCGCTatatgaaaagtcagaggatcaccaaagctATTACAATCCATCCTTAAGGGAACATGAATGTCAGTGCCAAAGTTCAAGTCCAGAAGTTATTGAAATAGCCTACTTCCATCTGGACCGATGTGGTTATAATGGCCAGTTGCCAGGATACAATGTGAGCAGttaacttttctg contains:
- the LOC141019230 gene encoding pleckstrin homology domain-containing family F member 2-like: MDLSTFNKENCERIKAVESSFRASGRPLSKPGRVLIGQGRLMKRGRRKPQPKVFFLFNDVLVYGSIIVNGHWHKNMKIIPLEDIQLEDMEDGVELKNQWLIRTPCKSFFVSAPSVGEKQAWMEHMEDSRLSLLQGGSRQPGSTFAVTWIPDQAAYKCMRCFKNFSPTKRRHHCRKCGFLVCHSCSKHKVVIDHIHPTKKLRVCKFCNTRNKIDERSRLRGDSTGQENLEEEDVVASSEEEEAEGIIEDFPESSWLDSHTGTWGNEDIYDYPRPMHLRP